Below is a window of Bernardetia sp. DNA.
CCAAAACGTAAATAACTTTGAGTGTCAAGTTTTTCAATACAAAACTGACTTAAAATAATTGATTAAATGATAAATTTTCAAGACAAAAAAATACTGGTAGTCGTGGCTCATCCTGACGACGAACTTCTAGGTGTGGGGGCAACGATGCACCATCTTATCAACAACTATAATTGTCAGGTAAGGGCAATTATTTTAGGTGAAGGCATTACCTCTCGTTCTGATAACAGAGACAGAGAAAAATGGGAAAAAGAACTTCAAACACATAGAGATAATATTTATTCTGCTCAAAAATGTATTGGTTACCAAAGTGTAGGGATTTATGATTTTGCCGATAATCGTTTTGATACAGTCGCTTTACTAGACTTGGTAAAAGTAATTGAGAAAGAAAAACAAGAGTTTGAGCCTACTATTATTTTTACACACCACGGAGGAGACCTAAACATTGACCATCGACGAACATTTGAAGCCGTCATGACAGCAATTCGTCCTATGGAAAATGAAAAAGTACAACACATTTTTACTTTCGAAACGCCTTCTTCCACTGAGTGGCAAGCCTTCAACTATCCCAACCCTTTCCAACCTAATTTTTTTGTGAGTGTAGATGAAGAAAATGTAGAAGCAAAAATTAAAGGAATGGAAAGCTATGAATTTGAAAAACGCCCATATCCACACCCTCGTTCGCCAGAAGCCTTGAAAATACAGGCTAGACGTTGGGGAGTAGCCGTAGGAAAGCATTTTGCAGAAGCCTTTATGTATGTACGTGGAATTATGTAAAACTTTTTCTTTCAAAAAAGCGTTTTTTATAGAGGTTACTCTTATTTTTACAGATTCTAAATAATCTCACTAATTTTGAGTAATTTTGTATTTGCATTTAATTTTTATCAAGAAAAAAGAGTTCACAGAACTTTCAATTCTGGCTAGAATTATTTTAATAACTTACTAGAAACGAAACGTTATGATTACAATCACAGACAAAGCTGCCGACCAAATAAATTTGCTCAAACAAAAAGAAAATCATGCTCCCAATAGCAATATCCGTGTATCTGTACAAGGAGGAGGCTGTTCAGGCTTAATGTATGACCTTGCTTTTGATGCGTCTATTCAAGATGCTGATGAGGTATTTGAAGACAAAGGCATCAAAATATTAGTCGATAAAAAAAGTTTACTTTACCTTTTGGGAACTTCTCTTGACTTTACAGATGGTCTGAATGGAAAAGGATTTCAATTTGTAAATCCAAATGCTTCACGCACTTGTGGGTGTGGGGAAAGTTTTTCAGTATAAATAATTCACTCTCTAAAGAGTGTGCTACATTAAAAACTCCTTTCAAAGATTATTTTTGAAAGGAGTTTTTTATAGAGTATATTTTATTTTTATACTAAATCTTTTTCTATTTGCTCTACTTTTTCTTCTTCTTGATTAGAAAGCACCACTAAATTCCCATCATCTAAGGTCAATATATTGATTTCTTCATTTTTCAAGTATTCTCCTTTTTCTATAATTTTGTTTAAGGTTTCAACTATTTGAGTAGAATGGGTAGAAAAAACAAGTTGATTTTCTGGATGAGCAGTTGCATACCACACTAAAAACTCTGTGAGTGTTTTGTGTAACTCTGTTCTTACGTGTGCTTCTGGATGCTCTATAAACCTTAAAACAGGTCTTTGATGTAAAGCAGCTAAAAATAAATCTTGTACCATACGGATAAGTTCCTGCTGATGCGTAGAAGCATTTTGAAGATAGACATATTTTTCTGGCATTTCATAAAATATTTTTTCACCAAAAGAATCTGTCTGATATGTTCCTTGAAGAAGAGTATTGATAAGCTCAGTAGTAGATTCTATTTTCAGATTGGCATCTGTGCTAAACTTCATTACATCAAAAAACACATCCTTTAGTGTTGTATTTCTTTTAAAAACAGGCAGTACATTATTCTTAATATGCTGTACAAAACGTAATTGGAAAAGTTCGTGTTCGGAATCAAAGCGTAAAAATCCTTTGTTTTTAAGCGTTTGTTCCATTTCATCAAAAATAGTCTGTACACGATTTCCGATAGCAAACCAAATACTTCTATTGTTTGGAATATAAAGCTCTTGTGTATTGTCTCCAAAAACAATATTTAGTCTGGCTCTAAGTGCATCCAAAACCTCTTGCCACTCTTTTGAAGAACTATCCAAACCTTTATTCTTTAAGGCTACTAGCTCCTCTACGGCTTCAAAAGAATTATCTAATATTTTATCTCCAAAATCATCTACAAAAAATAAATCTAAATCGTTGTTATCATTAATGTAAAAACAAACTAGCTCTCCAGAAGGAGTGTAATAGTCGATTGTAAAGTCTTCTAAATGCCTAGTAGAACCAAAATGATGTACAAAGGCAATTCGGACAGCTTGTTTCATTCGTCCGAAAAAGTTATGCCTAAAAATTTGAGGAGCATTTGCCGAAACTTCATTTATAATCTCATCTTGCAAGTGGTGCATAAAATAAGCTACTTTCATAAGGGTACTTTTCCCACAAGCATGCTCGCCCACAATGACATTAAATTTACGTAAATATAGGTCAGCTTCTTTTATCTGCTTAAAATTCTTAATGTGTATTCTTTCCATATTTTTATAATTATATCAAAACAAAATGAGCGTCAAATGGTCGGATAAAATAAGGTTTCTATGCAATTATTCATATCAGAGATTAGATAACCTATACAGACAAATATAACCTAATTTTTGTAAATGTAAAAAAACAGCTTTACAACTAAAAATTATTTAATTTTACCTCTGAAAATTTATATTTCTCTGTACTTTGAAATGTAATGGAATAATCAGATTCTCCTTTGAGAAGTTTTTCTACTAACTCTTTTTCCACAGGCAAATAAAAATAATTTGGATGTATTGCATCAGAAACAAATGTTCCTAAAGGGATAGAAAATTCTCCTGCATGTCCAACAAGTTGAATGTAGGCAGTAGGACTATTTTTAAACTCACTTTCTCCTTCAAGAACAAGTTTAAGAACGTGGTTATCTTTTATTCTATTTTCTAAGACAATCAGTCTAAGTGTTGCATCAGACTTTTTGAAAACAAGTTCTTTTCGCTCACGTAATTTATTTTTTGCTCTTATACTTCCCTCTGCCATTTTGTTTTTTTGATTGTTTTTAGGAGAAAAAAGTAACAAATAACGAGGCTGGACAATACCTTTATAAGATATAATAGGTTTGGAAGGATCTCCATTGTTAAATAAAGTGCCTACAAAGCGTTTTATTTCTGCTAAAGAATCTGATTTTGTCATCGGAATAGACTCTGCCAATGCGCTAAACCTCGCAATTCCTGCATCCTGTCCAACATTAAAAACCAATCCATTGACACGTAAAGTAGAATCCTTCGCCTTAGTAAAAGATGGATAGAGGCATATATTGACATTATCTTTATTTGTAGCAATTTGTTGTTCTGAATATTTAGTAATTTGAACCAAAAGAGGCTGGTTATTAGTATCATTCAAAACATATAATTCAGATGCTGGATAATCCGTACTATCTCCAAATTGCTGATAAGTAAAAGCTAACAAATTAGATATAGAAATACAGTTTATCATCAAAAAGAGCAATAAATAACGCCTCAGAACATAATTTTTTCTCTTGTTTTGCATATATTTTAGATATTTCTAGTGATTATTTTTCTCCTGTCATATATCTTCTCATTTCTTTTTCCAAAAGCAAACGTTCTCCCATTGTTAGTGATTCTACATCTATCAGAATACGATAATCCATAGGACTTTCTTGTGCTTTTTTAAAAGCTACATTTACAGCATCTATCGGCTCGGCAATATTTTGAACCATCAATGTTAGTCCTGTTACAGATACAACAGTCAGTTGAGCATCTTGTGGATTTACTGAATTGATAATAGGTAAGATATCATTTACTTCTGCTTTTGCAGTAATTTGCTCAAATGCTTTTATACCAAATAAGCGAGTAGAGTAAGAAATATTGCTTTCTCTAAATTCAATCTGTGTTTTACTAAAAGTAGCAGACAAAACGAATCCTATCCAAACTACTCCTGTGATAATTCCTGATGCATAAAAAAGTGCAAAGGCAACTCCAAACCCTCTTTTGGGAAGTACCCAATTTTGAAGCAAATAGAGTCCTCCAAAAGTCATTATGCCAACAAGTGCAATCCAAAATACATTGTACGTATTATTCCAAACTGCCATGTCATCACTACCTTGTTTGATAATACTGATATTTATAGGGCGTGGCAAATCATAACTAATTTCTGTAATTTGCAGAGTATCTGGAGGCATCATAAACTCTGCCAGTGGATAGTTGTAAGAAAGCTCTACATTGTCAGCATTGAGAAACTGCCTAGAAAAATTAGCATAACTCTTGTCCTCTGGATTCTGAACCAAGTAGACAGGAAAAGAAACAGTCGTTCTTAATTTGTTGATAAGCTGCTTTAGTACAGCTTTTTCACTATAAATTCCTAGTTCTATAGGTTTCAATCCCCAACGCACTAAAGAAATATTCAGTGTCAGTTCGTTTCTTGAAAATAAATTTCCTTGCCTAATTGTCCAATCTCGCATTACCTCTATATGGCTAAAATTATCAAAGGGAATAGATGTAATAACTTCCTTCCCAAAATATTTTCGCTCTGAGACAATCAAGGCTTCTTTTTCTTTATCTATGGTTAGTTTTTTGATTTTACCCACTTTCAAATCCAATACGCCCAATGTCATGAGAGCAAGTCCAAAAATCAGCCAAAAGAAACGTATTTTTTTATATACTTTTCTAAAAAAAATAAGTCCTATAAACACACAAAAAAAACCCACTCCGATAACAGCATAAGCAGGTACAAGAGATGAAATAAAAATGATTTGATGGTCTGTATAAATTGTTTCCACTAAAAATCAATTACGAATTAAAAATTACGAATCATGGAATAGTCAGCAAAACTAATTGAAAATCTGATTAGATTATATAAACTACACAATTCTAAATTAACTACTATCAATTAAACGGAATTATGGCAAAACGATTTGGTTTGAGTTCTTTATTGAAGTCTTTCAACAATGTAGAATCATTTAAGTTGTGATAATATTTTCTAGCAATAGATGTCCAAGTTTGTTTTTTTTCTACAAAATGAACACCCTTTACAGGAACAATATACCACATTTCGCCCAAAACTGAATTACTCTTGATAGAATTAGAGTTTTCAATATTGAAAGCACGAGCCAAATTTGTAGCCGAGCCATATCTATTTTCAGTATCTTTATAAAGTGCATACAGCCTAAAATTTTGAGCATCGTAGGCATCAAAATAATTATCATACACTTTTCTATACATCAAAGAATCCGAAATACGTCGTTTTCCAATCTTTTCCTCAAACTCTATAGCTAGTTCTTGGCTACTATTTCTAAGACTATCCAATTCTGTTTTTAGAGCATCGTTTTCTTTCTGCCAAGCAGCCTTTTGTATCAGAAAAAGAAAAATTAGAAAAAGTGTAAGTCCAAAAACACTCAAAACTGTTATGATAGTAGTACGCTGAACCACAAAAAATAAGTTTAATTTTTTACCACAGTCCTTGTTGGTATCCCCACCAACGACTAAGACTAATATTACCAAAATAATAAAGCAAGATAAGAGACTGTAAGGAGAAATTCAAACCCTATTTTTTATAAGTCTTGATTCCAAAAAAATTCATACTTTTGCAGTAGCAAAATATTGCTTGATTTTAACCTAAAAACACGTACAATAAAATGGCTGAAACTACTCCATCAACAGAACTAAAAAGAGTTGCTCTACACGATATTCATACAAAACTAGGAGCTAAACTAATTCCATTTGCTGGTTATGAAATGCCTGTTTGGTATGCTTCACAGATTACAGAACACCACGCTGTTCGTGAAAAAGTAGGAATGTTTGATGTCTCACATATGGGAGAATTTTCTGTAAAAGGAGAAGAAGCCGAAGCATTTTTGCAGTATGTAACTTCCAACGATGTAGCTACACTTTATGATGGCAGAGTACAATATTCTTGTTTTCCGAACGACAAAGGAGGAATTGTAGATGATTTGCTTGTTTATAAAATGGCAGAGAATGATTATTTGCTTGTTGTAAATGCTTCAAATATTGAAAAAGATTGGAATTGGCTGATGAAACATAAGCCAGAAAGCGTAGAGATGACAAATATTTCTGATGAAATGAGCCTTTTTGCTGTGCAAGGTGCTGTGGCTGTAGATGCACTTCAACCTCTAACAGAAGTAAACTTGAAAGAAATTCCTTATTATCATTTCAAAAAAGATACGTTTGCAGGCGTTCCAAATGTAATTATTTCAAATACAGGCTATACAGGCGCAGGAGGTTTTGAAATCTATGTCAATAATGAAAATGCTGTCGAAGTATGGGAAGCCATTTTGAAGAGTGGAGCAGAACACGGAATTGTTCCTGTTGGGTTAGCTGCAAGAGATACGCTTCGCCTAGAAATGGGATTTTGTTTGTATGGAAATGATATAAATGATACTACTTCGCCTTTGGAAGCTGGTTTGGGTTGGATAACCAAATTCAATAAAAAATTTATTAATAGTGAAGCCTTAGAACTTCAAAAGAAAGAAGGCGTTACAAAGAAATTAATAGGTTTTGAAGTTTTAGATAAGGGAATTGCTCGCCAACACCATAAAGTTTTTGATGCAGCAGACGGAGGAAATCAGATTGGAGAAGTTACTTCGGGTACAAAATCACCTTCGTTGGGAACATCTATCGGAATGGCATACCTTAAAAAAGAATTTACAAAAGTGGATACTGAAATCTTTGTAGAGGTAAGAGAAGGAAAAAGAATTAAGGCTGAAGTCAGAAAGTTTCCATTTTTACAGAAGTAAAATAGCACTTTGTAGGTAAGCAAGATAACTTTATCGAAA
It encodes the following:
- a CDS encoding PIG-L deacetylase family protein, whose product is MINFQDKKILVVVAHPDDELLGVGATMHHLINNYNCQVRAIILGEGITSRSDNRDREKWEKELQTHRDNIYSAQKCIGYQSVGIYDFADNRFDTVALLDLVKVIEKEKQEFEPTIIFTHHGGDLNIDHRRTFEAVMTAIRPMENEKVQHIFTFETPSSTEWQAFNYPNPFQPNFFVSVDEENVEAKIKGMESYEFEKRPYPHPRSPEALKIQARRWGVAVGKHFAEAFMYVRGIM
- a CDS encoding HesB/IscA family protein; its protein translation is MITITDKAADQINLLKQKENHAPNSNIRVSVQGGGCSGLMYDLAFDASIQDADEVFEDKGIKILVDKKSLLYLLGTSLDFTDGLNGKGFQFVNPNASRTCGCGESFSV
- a CDS encoding AAA family ATPase; the protein is MERIHIKNFKQIKEADLYLRKFNVIVGEHACGKSTLMKVAYFMHHLQDEIINEVSANAPQIFRHNFFGRMKQAVRIAFVHHFGSTRHLEDFTIDYYTPSGELVCFYINDNNDLDLFFVDDFGDKILDNSFEAVEELVALKNKGLDSSSKEWQEVLDALRARLNIVFGDNTQELYIPNNRSIWFAIGNRVQTIFDEMEQTLKNKGFLRFDSEHELFQLRFVQHIKNNVLPVFKRNTTLKDVFFDVMKFSTDANLKIESTTELINTLLQGTYQTDSFGEKIFYEMPEKYVYLQNASTHQQELIRMVQDLFLAALHQRPVLRFIEHPEAHVRTELHKTLTEFLVWYATAHPENQLVFSTHSTQIVETLNKIIEKGEYLKNEEINILTLDDGNLVVLSNQEEEKVEQIEKDLV
- the gcvT gene encoding glycine cleavage system aminomethyltransferase GcvT, with amino-acid sequence MAETTPSTELKRVALHDIHTKLGAKLIPFAGYEMPVWYASQITEHHAVREKVGMFDVSHMGEFSVKGEEAEAFLQYVTSNDVATLYDGRVQYSCFPNDKGGIVDDLLVYKMAENDYLLVVNASNIEKDWNWLMKHKPESVEMTNISDEMSLFAVQGAVAVDALQPLTEVNLKEIPYYHFKKDTFAGVPNVIISNTGYTGAGGFEIYVNNENAVEVWEAILKSGAEHGIVPVGLAARDTLRLEMGFCLYGNDINDTTSPLEAGLGWITKFNKKFINSEALELQKKEGVTKKLIGFEVLDKGIARQHHKVFDAADGGNQIGEVTSGTKSPSLGTSIGMAYLKKEFTKVDTEIFVEVREGKRIKAEVRKFPFLQK